One Drosophila willistoni isolate 14030-0811.24 chromosome 2R unlocalized genomic scaffold, UCI_dwil_1.1 Seg167, whole genome shotgun sequence DNA segment encodes these proteins:
- the LOC6646578 gene encoding probable cytochrome P450 28d1 — MYSIVIVLFFFGLPVTVIYIFLIWNFNYWKSRGIKTAESRPFVGSFPSKFNKKRNYAYDIDDIYQKHKGTDNIVGVINTRLPQLLITSPEYAHKIFVSDFRSFHDNETSKSVNKNVDTILGNNPFVLTGDDWKERRAEITPGLSANRVSSVYPVTQNVCRQFVDYIKRQQRISSSDGLNGKDLCLCYTTEVVASCVLGISAKSFTENPTPLMTMTKRVFEQSSVFYYFAMVANLWPSIRKFYNVKLFVKEVEQFFFDLMQRCLDLRRQDPALQDRPDFLNYMLHLQDKKGLNTLEVTTHTMTFLTDGFETTALVLSHALLLLGRYPAKQQNLRDEIGKNNLTFEQLSALPLLDACINETLRLFPPLLSARKIVTETYDFVNKNGVRVRVEPGDIVIIPVRSLHYDPEYYDDPEEFKPERFLHINGGVRKYIDQGVFFGFGDGPRICPGMRFALTQVKAALVEILQNFIIQVSPKTREDNALHNTYFMAMLKDGIWLNFEDIQCT; from the exons ATGTATtctattgttattgttttatttttttttggtttaccTGTAACCGTGATCTATATATTCCTTATCTGGAATTTTAACTACTGGAAAAGTCGCGGCATTAAAACTGCAGAATCCCGACCCTTTGTGGGCAGCTTCCCCAgcaaattcaacaaaaaaagaaattatgcATATGACATCGATGATATATATCA AAAACATAAGGGCACTGATAATATTGTGGGTGTCATCAATACTCGTTTGCCGCAGCTGCTCATCACAAGCCCTGAATATGCTCATAAAATTTTTGTCTCGGATTTCCGAAGCTTTCACGATAATGAAACTTCCAAATCT GTCAACAAAAATGTGGATACCATTTTGGGAAACAATCCTTTCGTATTAACGGGCGACGACTGGAAGGAGCGGCGAGCTGAGATTACACCTGGACTAAGTGCTAACCGA GTCAGTTCTGTGTATCCTGTAACGCAAAACGTATGCCGCCAGTTTGTGGACTATATCAAGCGCCAACAACGCATCAGCTCATCGGATGGTCTAAATGGCAAGGATCTGTGTCTCTGCTACACCACCGAAGTGGTGGCCAGTTGTGTCCTGGGCATTAGCGCCAAAAGTTTCACTGAAAATCCTACTCCCTTAATGACTATGACTAAACGTGTGTTTGAGCAGTCTtcagtcttttattattttgcaaTGGTCGCCAATCTTTGGCCATCGATAAGAAAATTCTATAATGTTAAACTTTTTGTCAAAGAagttgaacaattttttttcgacTTGATGCAGCGGTGCCTTGATCTGCGTCGTCAGGATCCGGCGTTACAAGATCGTCCTGATTTCCTTAATTATATGCTGCACTTGCAGGATAAGAAGGGTTTGAATACTTTAGAAGTGACTACGCATACGATGACATTTCTTACTGACGGGTTTGAGACAACTGCTCTAGTGTTATCTCACgcattgttgctgttgggACGTTATCCCGCGAAACAACAGAATCTACGAGACGAAATAGGAAAGAATAACTTGACGTTTGAACAACTTAGTGCCCTGCCACTTCTAGATGCTTGTATAAATG AAACCCTTCGCCTATTTCCCCCTCTTCTATCTGCCCGCAAAATAGTAACCGAAACCTATGATTTCGTCAATAAGAATGGTGTCCGGGTACGTGTGGAACCTGGTGACATTGTCATTATTCCAGTTCGTTCGTTACACTATGATCCAGAGTACTATGACGACCCCGAAGAATTCAAGCCCGAGCGTTTTTTGCACATTAACGGTGGTGTCCGAAAGTACATAGATCAAGGGGTCTTCTTTGGCTTCGGTGACGGGCCAAGAATATGTCCAG GCATGCGTTTTGCTTTAACACAAGTGAAGGCAGCTTTGGTAGAAATTTTACAGAATTTCATTATACAAGTTAGTCCAAAGACCCGCGAGGATAATGCCTTACACAATACTTATTTTATGGCCATGCTAAAGGATGGAATTTGGTTGAACTTTGAAGATATCCAATGCACCTAA
- the LOC6646593 gene encoding short-chain dehydrogenase/reductase family 16C member 6, which yields MIEREIIHTTTASKRIFDVLQDVSQFLILFLKVSLELIVRILQYVLPKKLKDINGEIVLITGTGHGIGRELALHYAGWGSTVICLDINEKNNLETVEKAKRLNGGAVFSFICDVSKRDQVFALADRVKTEIGPISVLVNNVGIMPTHPLNQQSEEEIQRVFDVNVFSQFWTIQAFLDHMKERNRGHIICLSSIAGIVGLSNLVPYCATKFAVRGMMEALHEELREGPFKNLIKTTTIFPYMTNTGLCKHPKVKFPSILGLLDPKDVARRIVEAHRSDCLEITIPSSLLHINNWTRLLPDQCGCLLKDYIDSGVESDLK from the exons ATGATAGAGCGCGAAATTATCCA CACAACAACAGCCTCGAAACGAATTTTTGATGTTCTACAAGATGTTTCACAATTTCTAATACTTTTCCTAAAAGTTTCTTTAGAGTTGATAGTCAGGATTTTGCAATACGTTTTACCAAAAAAACTGAAGGATATCAATGGCGAAATCGTTTTG ATAACAGGAACTGGTCATGGGATTGGTCGGGAACTGGCTCTTCACTATGCTGGATGGGGTAGTACTGTGATATGCCTGGATATCaacgaaaaaaacaacttAGAGACGGTAGAGAAAGCAAAACGTCTTAATGGTGGAGCCGTCTTTagttttat atGTGATGTTTCTAAACGCGACCAGGTATTTGCTTTAGCGGATCGTGTTAAGACTGAGATTGGCCCAATTTCAGTCCTGGTGAACAATGTCGGAATAATGCCCACTCATCCATTAAATCAACAATCGGAGGAAGAAATTCAGCGGGTGTTTGATGTAAATGTGTTCTCACAATTCTGGACTATACAGGCATTCCTAGATCATATGAAGGAACGAAATCGTGGTCATATCATTTGTCTGTCTTCAATAGCTGGAATTGTGGGCCTATCGAATCTCGTTCCCTATTGTGCCACCAAATTTGCTGTTCGTGGAATGATGGAGGCTCTCCATGAGGAATTACGCGAAGGACCTTTCAAAAATCTAATAAAAACAACTACAATATTCCCTTATATGACCAATACTGGTTTGTGTAAGCATCCCAAAGTGAAATTTCCTTCCATTTTGGGACTTTTAGATCCCAAAGATGTCGCCAGACGCATAGTGGAGGCCCACAGATCGGATTGTCTAGAAATAACCATTCCTAGCAGTCTATTGCATATCAATAATTGGACCCGACTACTTCCAGATCAATGTGGCTGTCTTTTAAAAGATTATATAGATTCTGGTGTGGAATCCGATTTAAagtag
- the LOC6646592 gene encoding 60S ribosomal protein L7-2, whose amino-acid sequence MSDKYAVPNKLPGKTVSVLKHRKRRILQDQSVFEQKRNDRIKRLKKTKEHHKFRRAESFVMGYLKAERTAKRIKQTILRTNVTQQSATAAEDTNSRLLLVMRHSGKKIFDKTTTDILKTLRLGLRHNAVFVENTKENQLLLRVIEPFVVYGFPSLSTIRELLFKKGFARIDGKKTAIQSNTMVEQQLGEQGVICLEDIIHEIYTVGPNFAAVNNFLCAFTMSSPRDGWKKKVSVSFKRGGEYGDRGQGINELIARCL is encoded by the exons ATGTCTGATAA ATATGCAGTGCCCAACAAATTGCCTGGCAAAACAGTTTCTGTACTGAAGCATCGTAAGCGACGAATTCTCCAGGACCAGTCCGTATTCGAGCAGAAGAGAAATGATCGCATTAAACGCCTTAAAAAGACCAAGGAGCATCACAAATTCCGTCGTGCCGAGTCGTTTGTGATGGGCTACTTAAAAGCCGAACGTACTGCCAAGAGAATCAAGCAGACCATTTTGAGAACAAATGTCACACAGCAAAGTGCCACAGCCGCTGAGGATACGAACTCTCGCCTGTTGCTGGTTATGCGTCACTCTGGTAAAaaaattttcgacaaaaccaCTACCGATATCCTAAAAACATTGCGCTTGGGCTTACGTCACAATGCAGTCTTTGTGGAAAATACAAAGGAGAATCAACTGCTATTGAGGGTGATTGAACCATTTGTGGTTTATGGTTTTCCCTCATTAAGTACCATTCGAGAATTACTATTTAAGAAAGGTTTTGCTCGCATTGATGGTAAAAAGACAGCCATTCAGTCGAATACAATGGTGGAACAGCAGTTGGGAGAACAGGGTGTTATATGTTTGGAGGATATAATACATGAGATCTATACAGTGGGACCTAATTTTGCTGCCGTTAATAATTTCCTGTGTGCATTCACC ATGTCGAGCCCCCGCGATGGCTGGAAAAAGAAAGTTTCTGTATCCTTCAAGCGAGGTGGGGAATATGGTGATCGTGGTCAGGGTATCAACGAGTTAATTGCCCGCTGCCTCTAA
- the LOC6646591 gene encoding WD repeat-containing protein on Y chromosome: protein MSAILNASVDSNTNIEYQTISSTQSQISEEQSERLHDRISKEQLEKLHEAFKAYPDQQLGVEELREVLEEVDIVFNDAVYTRLFLKINQNHDFRVDWNEFVSYLIFGFQEEDPSSQKESLILPISVPPVVRKSEHRSAVCCLALLKVKSDQAPLEEVAETSNFSFGGEDSPEASGMWVTASHEGMMKFWSSHMEPIRTASSESIHLKMPTWILAVQALSDVSVVCTSSTERELRFHETIASTFSLRMVIRSLPHAVYVMSYAFYNNGKVHSKLILGDYGGNVRILSYSPHLRGPFQAKPGAALIEVVWSDVLKGKIPLLIPKEYINLHSELISCVYYSLHMNALFASAEYRNTKKYRGRCPGIIMVSYGDKSNFRIPLGVTTFFVAESHNIVVTGGPDTFVRIWDVYIPTEPSAILTGHNGGIVMVFVQPEENKVYSVDYQKIIKVWNLQEHTLLQTYGDLVRLIHHTETDLTYYYHSHLRELIVAGRKLISIKCCPRVRVDLTDGNTHAAPVSVVLYNRLFRNIVTCGLDSYIIVWDPWTGRRKIIMKSCHTKMIYGETIDIEITAACFDPLEQFLLTGARDGSLKIWNYNNAVVIRNMSIQPDQEVTAVIWVVERILAMGWDRQVTEFNDVEGREYGDPKKWPKFHTDDITCGDVKLGEGVVTATYSGEIIFWKLETGQPYRRYSVMEPKRFIELKLSDEEKQMKRSKRWASRAPHSGSHMMSHTGSHMGSNVDQMSGSRSRGLAILQGQEEIREYGVNVPISVQAVLFLQNRPQTLHHGSVFISLDTGIIQVYSHHQRGGYMNEFLAVHKTGDCVLTMATDRKNRFLFTGTAFGYIKVWYIVNYCIPEAEKIHVCMPRLRLDFIFLRKETFLTRAKRVVRNQAEPLLVSSYKGHLKAINSISFINLPKIIITGSHDYSCRLWTQGGRYLGTLGSVLPWTKLSPFERAGDDTHVYRLPPDIKKVASSTTLKVISGLQVDRPMKRPDKAKTEEKEEDTAQALETNDLKKLFDRPLKDPILGKHFQLPGRSALDQRIDLDTTQSYIPVYTNLKVHPSEELERLPTPAVISRVQAENYLHQYLPVEGKVDLNDSALNIKLPSRRRSDRTNDPRNMRTAKTRGDMGLGHRSSHTSQN from the exons atgtcGGCAATACTGAATGCCAGTGTTGATAGCAATACGAATATTGAGTATCAGACAATCTCTTCGACTCAAAGTCAGATTTCCGAGGAACAATCAGAGCGTCTACATGATCGCATTTCCAAAGAGCAATTAGAAAAGCTACATGAAGCCTTTAAAGCGTATCCCGACCAACAGTTGGGCGTCGAAGAGTTGCGGGAAGTCCTCGAAGAAGTTGATATTGTCTTCAACGATGCAGTCTATACACGCTTATTTCTTAAAATCAATCAGAATCACGATTTCCGTGTGGATTGGAATGAGTTTGTCTCATATTTGATATTTGGTTTTCAAGAAGAGGATCCTAGCAGCCAAAAAGAATCTCTTATAttgcccatttcagtaccGCCAGTGGTTAGAAAATCTGAACATCGTTCAGCAGTTTGCTGTTTGGCTTTGCTAAAAGTTAAATCAGATCAAGCACCGCTCGAAGAGGTGGCCGAAACGTCAAACTTCTCCTTCGGTGGTGAAGATTCACCAGAGGCATCTGGCATGTGGGTTACAGCCAGTCATGAAGGAATGATGAAATTTTGGAGCTCACATATGGAACCCATTAGAACAGCTAGTTCTGAGAGCA TCCATTTAAAGATGCCTACATGGATATTGGCCGTGCAGGCTCTTTCAGATGTAAGCGTGGTTTGTACCTCATCCACCGAACGCGAATTAAGGTTTCATGAGACAATCGCTTCCACGTTTTCCTTGCGTATGGTCATACGCAGTCTTCCACATGCTGTCTATGTCATGAGCTATGCCTTCTACAACAATGGCAAAGTACactcaaaattaatattaggtGATTATGGTGGAAATGTCCGAATACTGTCCTATTCGCCGCATTTGAGGGGACCCTTTCAGGCCAAACCGGGGGCGGCTTTAATTGAAGTCGTCTGGTCGGACGTGCTAAAGGGCAAGATTCCCCTGTTGATACCCaaagagtatattaatttGCATAGCGAATTGATTAGCTGTGTGTACTATTCGCTTCATATGAATGCTCTTTTCGCATCGGCCGAGTatcggaataccaaaaaatatCGTGGTCGGTGTCCTGGCATAATAATGGTCAGCTATGGAGATAAGAGCAATTTTCGTATACCATTGGGTGTAACCACTTTCTTTGTCGCCGAGAGTCATAATATTGTGGTAACCGGCGGACCGGATACCTTTGTGCGGATTTGGGATGTTTACATACCCACAGAACCGTCAGCGATACTGACTGGCCATAACGGCGGAATTGTGATGGTTTTTGTCCAACCAGAggaaaataaagtttatagTGTGGACTATCAGAAAATAATCAAAGTTTGGAACTTGCAAGAGCACACTCTGCTCCAAACCTATGGGGATCTTGTCCGTCTGATTCATCACACTGAAACTGATTTAACGTATTACTATCACTCGCATTTACGTGAGCTTATCGTCGCTGGTCGCAAGTTAATCTCGATCAAGTGTTGCCCTCGGGTACGGGTCGATCTGACCGATGGCAATACACATGCTGCCCCCGTATCGGTGGTTCTCTACAATCGACTCTTTAGGAATATTGTGACTTGCGGGTTGGACAGTTATATTATAGTTTGGGATCCTTGGACTGGTCGGCGTAAAATAATCATGAAGAGCTGTCATACTAAAATGATTTATGGTGAAACGATTGACATTGAGATAACTGCCGCGTGTTTCGATCCTCTCGAGCAATTCCTGTTGACAGGTGCTCGAGATGGCTCCCTTAAGATTTGGAATTATAATAATGCTGTAGTCATAAGAAATATGAGCATTCAGCCAGATCAAGAAGTCACTGCTGTAATTTGGGTAGTGGAACGTATTCTAGCCATGGGATGGGATCGTCAAGTTACGGAATTTAACGATGTCGAGGGTCGCGAATATGGTGATCCTAAAAAATGGCCTAAATTTCACACAGATGACATAACATGTGGTGATGTAAAGCTGGGTGAGGGCGTAGTCACCGCTACTTATTCCGGAGAGATCATTTTCTGGAAATTGGAAACGGGCCAACCTTACCGTAGATACAGTGTTATGGAGCCCAAACGTTTCATCGAGTTAAAATTATCGGATGAGGAAAAGCAAATGAAGCGTAGCAAGCGATGGGCCTCTCGAGCTCCTCATAGTGGCTCACACATGATGTCCCACACTGGATCTCATATGGGAAGTAATGTGGATCAGATGTCCGGAAGTCGGAGCCGCGGACTGGCTATTTTGCAGGGACAAGAGGAGATACGCGAATATGGCGTCAATGTACCTATTTCGGTTCAGGCTGTTCTCTTTCTACAGAACCGTCCACAAACTTTGCATCATG GGAGCGTCTTTATCTCGTTGGACACTGGTATCATTCAAGTCTATTCACACCATCAACGTGGAGGATATATGAACGAATTCCTTGCGGTTCATAAAACTGGCGATTGCGTCCTTACAATGGCTACAGATCGTAAAAATCGTTTTCTATTTACGGGTACAGCATTTGGTTATATCAAAGTCTGGTATATTGTCAATTATTG TATACCCGAAGCGGAGAAGATACACGTTTGCATGCCTCGTCTACGCCTGGACTTTATTTTTCTGAGAAAGGAAACTTTTTTAACCCGCGCCAAACGAGTAGTTCGTAATCAGGCAGAGCCATTGCTAGTGAGCTCCTATAAGGGACATCTAAAAGCGATTAATTCTATATCCTTTATTAATTTACCCAAAATTATAATTAC TGGAAGCCACGACTATTCCTGTCGGTTGTGGACACAAGGTGGTCGGTATTTAGGCACATTGGGAAGTGTCTTACCCTGGACTAAACTATCGCCATTTGAACGTGCCGGCGACGATACCCACGTTTACAGGCTTCCACCTGACATTAAAAAGGTTGCCAGTTCCACCACATTAAAGGTAATCTCTGGCTTACAAGTAGATCGACCCATGAAGCGCCCTGATAAGGCCAAGACTGAAGAAAAGGAGGAAGATACAGCCCAAGCTTTAGAGACCAATGACCTAAAAAAACTGTTTGATAGACCTCTCAAAGATCCGATCTTGGGCAAGCATTTCCAGCTTCCGGGTCGCAGTGCCTTGGATCAACGCATTGACCTTGATACCACTCAAAGCTATATACCAGTCTATACAAATCTTAAGGTACATCCATCTGAAGAATTGGAACGATTGCCCACACCAGCTGTGATTAGTCGCGTCCAAGCTGAAAATTATTTGCATCAATACTTACCTGTCGAGGGCAAAGTGGACTTAAATGACTCAgcattaaatattaaattaccATCAAGACGCCGTTCAGACAGGACAAATGATCCCCGTAATATGCGTACGGCCAAAACACGGGGCGATATGGGTTTGGGTCATCGTTCCAGTCATACTTCGCAAAATTGA
- the LOC6646590 gene encoding rab3 GTPase-activating protein regulatory subunit, which produces MACEVKIFGQIRDFKKVQEYFGLGHDENWLNAVNYAVSPTGEMIAFAQGEKLAFVTSCWSSQGENHNTYSLSWCGELEDANQIVTSIACLPMTTTTNLASTSSVEWTCVALGLTSGLVVFYADNGKKLFSQCCQEDPVISIKLKSPPRHSEGDSLLYLVYGRCVCFIKGQDILATLSNCRYNLQRGALERSSAPSVDVVPFQKYKFKQVRENILNDAAISTTQRPASYDHIVEQSIGFGYFAKVQETPPQRAQILGIGAEPFLGFFQAEEGYKTVSIGEVAKDVIGMAYKNLLGGLFRRAPEKPITPEENPLPVPYKEAPMRTRCRLYDGKRDGISLVIAPGRGHLAAVTDNLDRVMLVDTQQSLILRVWKGYRDAQCGFVQVKEKSVRGLKTHRRRALFLVIYVPRLGCLDIWALQNGPKVAAFNVCKSGQLIYVNHNPLTALSGSGLSRKPQAPLNQCLFLDPSDGSLKEIQIPFHYALSETNSETSRDIHMLRRLRNQLRSINHGESIDDANLDEINQLAQELKTLEVRQQCVEMLIKSKKLQPLVFKRIIDAFATTSKNDDTQEFQEFTNQIHNYKRLTDLYLSLSQSAIEQSVEECEHEPILPHLELSDGDLVTINKLVLLLDNGKDKPPSAAQREVSFQLHSSHRTEEFVDYLSIFNIDKPNTVTLIPEKSEKFGSISVALLGQFFARSLSFTQFKKWTSQACLSSKDLLTLVIWFWLEKPFKYHNCDEVVEDMSATYQMIYIICELAGDSLNDYAYNAISPWWQEVRELLLESKQFSGLLVAIVCKIVATDFWRSRREGSCDECSLNGEDEEHWERISHDEAQWGLLTGKLEDVAVLGAILSKPLTCRETYGPEMSYDVPDCSLKSIISSGKGIVTELTAKWLISAQLHPNKIIEITPPENEIDEEDNKPDKGKLSTQAATEEIEQEVTDVDLDKRINPAKESVEPVLERLSLLRAHFPFSLESGPLLSLMSWQYMVHWSKNLSSLDYMRAALQCFKEFRIPDFALKHGICCMLWNATLKYPLQAAGKLIQKVGRLPVDKMCQQDLEMSAGKVPEFLELTLEFLDHFSASLEHDKRDIRFEQSLSEGALPLQFLALQQHHAMPQLLQLHTQLCRVLHFIAYFQMRVPKPLTLVFDAVSNKAFQADINKELPYQLPPPDLVLQQQRTEFLCRVVASTMDLIRQDLHQLYILDHVYYIGKVCELADSWSLDKSPILRRQIVELYAFGYDAEAQALLHDICEDEELGRLLLEIAGRRLNLLSESSQSTFLKIASVGHQLLAYLDNLKEPLTEQNIAITFNKPDEIDVTALDKLLGQAYKCLCRRESKQLPIIAQMYNAVRILQH; this is translated from the exons ATGGCTTGCGaagttaaaatttttggaCAAATACGCGATTTTAAAAAGGTTCAAGAGTACTTTGGCCTCGGACATG ATGAAAATTGGTTAAATGCGGTCAATTATGCCGTGTCACCCACGGGAGAAATGATAGCTTTTGCTCAGGGAGAAAAATTAGCATTTGTAACGTCTTGCTGGAGCAGTCAAGGCGAGAATCATAATACATACAGTCTCAGTTGGTGTGGGGAATTGGAGGATGCGAATCAAATTGTAACCAGTATAGCTTGCCTGCCCATGACAACAACTACTAACCTTGCCTCCACGTCTTCTGTCGAATGGACTTGTGTAGCGTTGGGCTTAACGTCTGGTCTGGTTGTATTTTATGCAGACAATGGGAAGAAACTGTTTTCCCAGTGCTGCCAAGAAGATCCTGTTATATCCATCAAACTAAAATCGCCGCCACGCCACTCAGAGGGAGATTCATTGCTCTATTTAGTCTACGGACGCTGTGTGTGCTTTATTAAAGGGCAGGACATACTGGCCACGCTCAGCAATTGCCGTTACAATCTCCAACGAGGTGCTTTGGAAAGAAGTTCAGCTCCAAGTGTTGATGTAGTGCCCTTTCAGAAATACAAGTTTAAACAGGTCCGCGAAAATATTTTGAACGATGCTGCTATTTCCACGACACAGAGACCGGCTTCCTACGACCACATCGTGGAGCAAAGTATTGGTTTTGGATACTTTGCCAAAGTGCAAGAAACGCCGCCACAAAGGGCGCAGATCTTGGGGATAGGCGCCGAACCGTTTTTGGGGTTCTTTCAGGCTGAAGAGGGCTATAAAACTGTTTCCATAGGAGAGGTGGCAAAAGATGTCATTGGGATGGCGTACAAGAATCTACTTGGAGGACTTTTTCGTCGAGCGCCAGAGAAGCCAATCACGCCAGAAGAGAATCCGCTGCCAGTTCCCTATAAAGAGGCTCCGATGCGGACACGTTGTCGTCTTTATGACGGAAAGAGAGATGGTATCTCCTTAGTTATAGCTCCAGGTAGAGGGCATTTAGCTGCTGTTACTGATAATTTGGATCGTGTAATGCTAGTGGATACTCAACAGAGTCTTATACTCAGAGTGTGGAAAGGTTATCGCGATGCTCAATGTGGATTTGTTCAAGTCAAGGAAAAATCCGTGAGGGGTCTCAAAACCCATAGAAGACGAGCTCTTTTTTTAGTCATATATGTCCCACGCTTAGGATGCTTGGATATTTGGGCATTACAAAATGGACCCAAAGTTGCCGCCTTTAATGTCTGCAAATCTGGCCAACTGATATACGTCAATCACAACCCTTTGACAGCATTATCTGGTAGTGGTCTTTCCAGAAAGCCACAAGCCCCACTCAATCaatgtttgtttttggatCCCAGCGATGGAAGCCTTAAAGAGATTCAAATTCCCTTTCACTATGCCTTAAGCGAGACAAATTCAGAAACTTCACGAGACATACACATGCTAAGACGCCTAAGGAATCAATTAAGGTCCATCAATCATGGCGAATCCATCGATGATGCCAATCTAGACGAAATTAACCAATTGGCACAAGAGTTAAAAACTTTAGaagtccgtcaacaatgtGTGGAAATGTTaatcaaaagcaaaaagcTGCAACCTTTGGTTTTCAAAAGAATTATTGATGCTTTTGCCACAACATCTAAAAATGATGATACTCAGGAGTTTCAAGAGTTCACGAATCAAATTCACAACTACAAGCGTCTAACTGATTTGTATTTAtcactcagtcagtcagcaATTGAGCAATCAGTAGAAGAGTGTGAACACGAACCCATTCTTCCACATTTGGAACTGTCTGATGGAGATCTAGTGACGATCAACAAACTAGTTTTACTTTTAGACAACGGCAAAGATAAACCCCCTAGTGCCGCACAAAGAGAAGTTAGCTTTCAGTTGCATTCATCTCACAGAACGGAAGAATTTGTCGATTATCTAAGTATTTTTAACATAGATAAGCCAAACACTGTAACTCTTATCCCAGAGAAATCCGAAAAGTTTGGTTCTATAAGCGTAGCACTATTGGGGCAGTTTTTTGCCCGCAGCTTGTCTTTTACACAATTCAAAAAATGGACCAGTCAGGCTTGTTTATCAAGCAAAGATTTGCTTACTCTGGTCATTTGGTTTTGGTTGGAAAAGCCATTTAAATATCATAACTG TGATGAAGTTGTTGAGGATATGTCCGCCACATATCAGAtgatatatataatttgtgaGTTGGCTGGCGATAGTTTAAATGATTATGCATATAATGCCATTTCGCCCTGGTGGCAGGAAGTACGAGAACTACTTTTGGAAAGCAAACAATTCTCTGGATTACTCGTGGCAATTGTCTGTAAGATTGTGGCCACAGATTTTTGGAGAAGTCGCAGAGAG GGCTCCTGTGATGAATGCAGCCTTAACGGTGAGGATGAAGAACATTGGGAGCGTATTTCCCACGATGAGGCCCAATGGGGTTTACTTACTGGCAAACTAGAAGATGTCGCTGTTCTTGGGGCTATTTTGAGCAAACCGCTTACTTGTCGGGAAACATATGGACCAGAAATGTCCTATGATGTCCCTGATTGTAGTTTGAAGAGTATTATAAGCAGTGGCAAAGGCATTGTCACAGAATTAACTGCGAAATGGTTAATCAGTGCTCAGTTGCATCCTAacaaaataatagaaataacTCCACCCGAAAATGAAATCGACGAAGAGGACAATAAACCAGACAAAGGCAAACTCAGTACACAAGCAGCAACAGAAGAGATTGAACAAGAGGTCACCGATGTTGACTTAGATAAACGCATTAATCCAGCCAAAGAATCGGTTGAACCCGTTTTGGAGCGATTGTCGTTGTTACGAGCTCATTTCCCCTTCAGTTTGGAATCTGGACCTCTGCTCAGTTTGATGTCCTGGCAGTACATGGTTCATTGGAGTAAAAACCTTTCATCTCTCGACTATATGAGAGCGGCACTGCAGTGTTTCAAAGAATTCCGAATACCAGATTTCGCCCTGAAACATGGGATCTGTTGCATGTTATGGAATGCCACATTAAAGTATCCCCTTCAAGCAGCTGGAAAGCTCATCCAAAAGGTGGGTCGCCTACCGGTCGACAAAATGTGTCAACAGGATCTGGAAATGTCTGCTGGCAAAGTACCTGAATTTTTGGAACTTACTCTGGAGTTCTTAGATCACTTCTCAGCCTCGCTGGAACACGACAAGCGGGACATAAGATTTGAGCAATCTTTAAGCGAAGGAGCATTGCCATTGCAATTTTTGGCCCTGCAACAACATCATGCTATGCCTCAACTGTTGCAATTACATACGCAACTCTGTAGAGTATTGCATTTCATTGCATATTTCCAAATGCGTGTACCCAAGCCGCTTACGTTAGTCTTTGATGCTGTTAGCAACAAGGCATTCCAAGCGGATATTAACAAAGAATTACCGTATCAATTGCCACCTCCAGATTTGGTTTTACAGCAGCAACGAACCGAATTTCTATGTCGAGTGGTCGCATCTACAATGGATTTGATTAGACAGGATTTACACCAACTGTATATATTGGATCATGTGTATTATATTGGAAAAGTCTGCGAGCTGGCCGATAGTTGGAGTCTGGACAAATCACCAATATTAAGAAGACAG ATAGTGGAACTGTATGCCTTTGGCTATGATGCTGAAGCTCAGGCGCTACTTCATGACATATGCGAAGATGAGGAGTTGGGTCGTCTTTTATTGGAAATTGCTGGACGACGACTTAATCTTTTAAGTGAAAGTTCACAGTCTACATTCCTGAAGATAGCTTCTGTGGGTCATCAACTATTGGCCTATTTAGACAATTTG AAGGAGCCGCTCACTGAGCAGAATATAGCAATAACATTTAACAAACCCGATGAGATCGATGTTACAGCCTTGGATAAACTACTAGGACAAGCGTACAAATGTCTTTGCCGACGAGAATCGAAACAGCTGCCAATTATTGCACAGATGTACAACGCAGTGCGCATACTTCAGCATTAA